One window of the Streptococcus parasanguinis ATCC 15912 genome contains the following:
- a CDS encoding SGO_0316/SGO_0317 family LPXTG-anchored serine peptidase, translating to MRNDRQQRFSFRKYAVGLVSVVVGCLFFGPAVLAQEQEGTVEPPAIVAQEGKEEVQPLSGLEKNSEEALPTDESSKETFLQEQPTPEKSPETADSNGNVDSASNPKSEKKGVEKKEELEKKVAEHSSVANKEGVSETVTDQARVQALVRLETKKQDVATSPSIADQIRNNLPIKTAVLKELDEKGIQYKKLADFDLVFNGFVLETNYKDAMEIRKIARVENVEITPLSTTIENQNLPKKQTTLVPTKVSDENELINLQPLWDKGIKGQGSVVAVLDTGLDYDHNFFSLTDKSRAKYKNKEQMEAAMKKAGITYGKWYNDKVIYAYNYSDMNDEIKEDDPRSHGTHVAGSAVGNATKPVPTGELLKGVAPEAQLIFMRVFSDKKGMTEQGFIVAKAVEDAVKLGADTINMSFGGVNGAEADTNPLTRQAFEFARKSGVIINAAAGNYAVSGYWQSKPKADAPDTGTMDEPAVEKGVLAIGAFNNSITHETKISLEVPALKNKEEFQNGLIDLPVYRLIFPVEGPQSYVYVPKGGEDTYRNAAVKDQIALVESGGDVSDEDKVNALRQAGAKGVLVYQNEEQGDTLQNLSMGYWGSFYPVSVLGHSIGKELATHAGEYTITFHQEVKKVPYSEANKMLYFTGWGLTAEGMLKPDVTLPGGNVYSAIPDGSYDLDAGTSMATPHAAGATALIKQALEQRFPNYSPEQIHTLLRQLVMSTAKPHFDQESNSYSSVRQQGSGLMDAAAAAFGDVFVTGGKGANSSLTLGNVKDSFTFDVTVHNLSSEAKEFTYHTVVNTDQVENGRITLKMRQLLDQEGEKTIHVPAMGSVTVPISVNTSNYTSELTNQMKNGYFLEGFVFFKDAKTKKDLVSLPYIGFKGNYQDLPGIEKPIYAFTGDEKPFYYYANEKAEHPEKDPGDHFTALVSSIWRGGKKVQVVLGEKDGHYDGNSLVFSPNGDGSYDSVKLNAVVLRNVDNIHLTVYRADDVKREHPIFEKGNESQKKSDYGWRINDRSKILYATRWSGKDKNNQLVPDGDYQYVVTYRPSTPGAKPQEIVLKVKVDKQVPQLAKTTDLFDPITRLFKPGEIVETGSGLAGKYLSYQKDGQEVEITPNEDGTYLIPDGVDLETVRFYIWDRVNNTNTMTLDGKTVSDEVTTENTGTEEASPTHETSEATVGRLEVQIVNEKGEATNQYPEMMRYQVFDSRGNRVDKEFNIYYEDPLPTLPFGTYTVKVVGQDQNYSWVSPTTVTVELSKEHPEGVVKFVYHYIDKNRFDLVFDKELPNGTRVFAIDKRTGQKVELDQTLYEPKTFEKILVNGDYQIHIDLQKGYRAVENDFFYTVGERINRYLTSFVEVSDNQVEDPIVPSSPIPSPQPSTTTQEGEKGKRPDENETHPIVAKQTDIRPMFQKDLERVSEMDPSTKEVTSQSSPSLPNTGQENEQTGMIGLMVLLLTFGAIRLKKNRPDQE from the coding sequence ATGAGAAATGACAGACAACAACGATTTTCTTTCCGTAAATATGCCGTTGGTTTAGTATCAGTGGTAGTCGGGTGCCTTTTTTTTGGTCCGGCTGTTTTAGCGCAGGAACAGGAGGGAACGGTAGAACCACCTGCAATTGTAGCGCAAGAAGGGAAAGAAGAGGTTCAACCGTTATCTGGTTTGGAAAAAAATTCGGAGGAAGCTCTTCCAACTGACGAATCAAGTAAGGAAACTTTTTTGCAAGAGCAACCAACACCTGAGAAATCTCCTGAAACAGCAGATTCAAATGGGAATGTAGATTCCGCTTCTAATCCTAAATCTGAAAAGAAGGGAGTCGAAAAGAAAGAGGAACTGGAGAAAAAAGTAGCAGAACACTCTTCAGTAGCCAATAAAGAAGGTGTTTCGGAAACTGTAACAGATCAAGCACGTGTTCAGGCCTTGGTACGTTTGGAGACGAAAAAACAGGATGTAGCAACTTCTCCAAGTATTGCAGACCAAATTCGGAATAATCTCCCAATCAAAACGGCAGTTTTAAAAGAGCTAGATGAAAAGGGAATTCAATATAAAAAATTAGCTGATTTTGATTTGGTCTTTAATGGATTTGTCTTGGAGACGAATTACAAGGATGCCATGGAGATTCGCAAGATAGCTCGAGTTGAAAACGTTGAGATTACCCCTCTTTCTACAACTATAGAAAACCAGAATCTTCCGAAGAAGCAGACGACCCTGGTCCCAACCAAGGTAAGTGATGAAAATGAATTGATTAATCTTCAACCATTGTGGGATAAGGGAATCAAGGGGCAAGGGAGCGTGGTTGCTGTCCTAGATACTGGCCTAGACTATGATCATAATTTCTTTAGTTTAACGGATAAGAGTAGAGCCAAATACAAGAATAAAGAGCAGATGGAAGCGGCCATGAAGAAGGCCGGAATTACTTATGGTAAGTGGTACAACGATAAGGTGATTTATGCTTATAACTATTCGGATATGAATGATGAGATCAAGGAGGATGATCCGCGTTCGCACGGGACCCACGTGGCGGGCTCTGCAGTAGGAAATGCAACAAAACCAGTGCCAACAGGAGAACTACTTAAGGGGGTAGCTCCAGAGGCACAACTCATCTTTATGCGGGTCTTCTCAGATAAGAAAGGGATGACCGAACAAGGTTTTATTGTAGCAAAGGCTGTAGAAGATGCTGTGAAGTTGGGGGCAGATACTATCAATATGAGTTTTGGGGGTGTCAATGGGGCAGAAGCTGATACCAATCCGTTGACGCGTCAAGCTTTTGAGTTTGCAAGAAAATCAGGTGTTATCATTAATGCTGCAGCAGGGAATTATGCCGTGAGTGGATACTGGCAGTCTAAGCCAAAAGCAGATGCACCGGATACTGGAACAATGGATGAACCAGCTGTTGAAAAGGGAGTTCTAGCGATTGGTGCTTTCAATAATAGCATTACACATGAAACAAAAATTAGTTTAGAAGTTCCAGCTCTAAAAAATAAGGAAGAATTCCAGAATGGTCTGATTGACCTTCCTGTCTATCGCTTGATCTTTCCAGTAGAAGGACCACAGTCTTATGTTTATGTACCGAAGGGGGGAGAAGATACTTATCGAAATGCTGCTGTAAAAGACCAAATTGCACTGGTTGAAAGTGGTGGCGATGTATCAGATGAAGATAAGGTCAATGCCCTCAGACAAGCTGGAGCAAAAGGGGTCCTGGTTTATCAAAATGAAGAACAAGGAGATACCCTTCAAAATCTTTCCATGGGGTATTGGGGATCCTTCTATCCTGTCAGTGTACTTGGTCATTCTATCGGGAAAGAGCTAGCTACACATGCTGGGGAATATACGATCACTTTCCATCAAGAAGTTAAGAAAGTACCCTATAGTGAAGCGAATAAGATGCTCTACTTTACAGGCTGGGGATTAACCGCTGAAGGAATGTTGAAGCCTGATGTTACTTTGCCGGGTGGAAATGTTTACTCTGCTATCCCAGATGGTTCGTACGACTTGGATGCAGGTACGAGTATGGCGACACCACATGCGGCAGGGGCGACAGCCTTGATTAAGCAAGCTTTAGAACAACGATTCCCAAATTATAGCCCAGAGCAAATCCATACGCTTTTGCGACAATTAGTCATGAGTACAGCCAAACCTCATTTTGATCAGGAAAGCAACAGTTACTCCTCGGTTCGTCAACAAGGATCTGGTCTTATGGATGCTGCAGCAGCAGCTTTTGGCGATGTCTTTGTAACAGGTGGAAAAGGAGCAAATAGTAGTCTGACCCTTGGAAATGTTAAAGATTCCTTCACGTTTGATGTCACTGTACATAATCTTAGTTCAGAAGCAAAAGAATTCACTTATCATACGGTCGTCAATACCGATCAAGTAGAAAATGGACGTATTACCTTGAAGATGCGCCAACTACTGGATCAAGAAGGAGAAAAAACTATTCATGTTCCTGCTATGGGAAGTGTGACGGTTCCGATTTCTGTGAATACCAGTAACTATACAAGTGAGCTCACGAATCAAATGAAAAACGGTTACTTTTTAGAAGGTTTTGTCTTCTTTAAAGATGCCAAAACTAAGAAAGACCTAGTGAGTCTTCCATATATTGGTTTTAAAGGAAACTATCAAGATTTACCAGGAATTGAAAAACCCATCTATGCCTTCACTGGGGATGAAAAACCATTCTATTATTACGCAAATGAAAAAGCGGAGCACCCTGAAAAAGACCCAGGGGATCACTTTACTGCCTTAGTCAGCTCTATTTGGAGAGGGGGCAAAAAAGTACAGGTTGTCTTGGGAGAAAAAGACGGGCACTATGATGGAAATAGTCTCGTATTCTCGCCAAATGGGGATGGATCCTATGATAGTGTCAAACTCAATGCAGTGGTCTTAAGAAATGTGGACAATATTCATTTGACGGTTTATCGTGCGGATGACGTCAAGAGAGAACATCCAATTTTTGAAAAAGGCAATGAGAGCCAGAAGAAATCAGATTATGGCTGGCGGATCAACGATCGTAGTAAGATTCTGTATGCGACACGTTGGAGTGGAAAAGATAAAAATAATCAGCTTGTGCCAGATGGAGATTATCAATATGTGGTCACTTATCGTCCAAGCACACCTGGTGCCAAACCTCAAGAGATTGTCTTAAAGGTCAAGGTCGATAAGCAAGTACCTCAACTGGCAAAAACGACAGATCTTTTTGATCCGATAACTCGCCTCTTTAAGCCAGGTGAGATTGTTGAAACGGGTAGTGGGCTAGCTGGTAAATACCTCTCTTACCAAAAAGATGGTCAGGAAGTAGAAATCACTCCAAACGAAGATGGAACCTATCTTATCCCTGACGGAGTGGATCTAGAAACAGTACGCTTCTATATTTGGGACCGGGTCAATAATACCAATACCATGACTCTGGATGGAAAGACCGTTTCAGACGAGGTGACGACAGAAAATACTGGAACAGAGGAAGCAAGTCCGACACATGAAACTAGTGAAGCCACAGTGGGACGCTTAGAGGTACAAATTGTCAATGAAAAAGGAGAAGCGACCAATCAATATCCAGAAATGATGCGTTACCAAGTATTTGATAGTCGAGGAAATCGGGTTGATAAGGAATTTAATATTTATTATGAAGATCCATTACCAACTCTTCCATTTGGAACCTACACTGTAAAAGTCGTCGGTCAAGACCAAAACTACTCTTGGGTATCTCCAACAACGGTAACGGTGGAATTGAGCAAAGAGCATCCAGAAGGTGTGGTCAAATTTGTCTATCATTATATTGATAAAAATCGCTTTGATCTTGTCTTTGATAAAGAGCTTCCAAACGGAACCCGTGTCTTTGCCATCGATAAAAGGACGGGGCAAAAAGTGGAGTTGGATCAAACCCTTTACGAACCAAAGACCTTTGAAAAGATTCTAGTTAATGGAGATTATCAGATCCATATTGATTTGCAAAAAGGTTATCGCGCAGTAGAGAATGATTTCTTCTATACAGTAGGTGAGCGCATTAATCGCTACTTAACTAGTTTTGTCGAAGTTTCAGATAATCAGGTAGAGGATCCGATTGTTCCATCTTCTCCTATTCCATCTCCTCAACCGTCAACGACGACGCAAGAAGGTGAAAAAGGAAAACGGCCAGATGAAAACGAGACACATCCAATAGTCGCGAAACAGACAGATATCCGTCCAATGTTCCAGAAAGATCTTGAAAGAGTATCAGAAATGGATCCGTCGACTAAGGAGGTTACAAGTCAATCATCACCTTCTCTTCCAAATACAGGACAAGAAAATGAACAAACAGGAATGATCGGTTTGATGGTTCTTCTTCTCACTTTTGGTGCTATCCGATTGAAGAAGAATCGTCCGGATCAAGAATAA
- a CDS encoding surface-anchored 5'-nucleotidase, translating to MKKKVILKSSILAVVAGLSVFTINSVFADELPVQFMGVNDFHGALEQTGTARLEGETVKNAGTAPLLATYLNDSQKDFETENAGTPNASIRVQAGDMVGASPANSALLQDEPTVKVFNEMNFEYGTLGNHEFDEGLAEYNRIMKGEAPTPGQFNKIVDDYHHEASKQEVVIANLVDKDTNKIPFDWKPYAIKEIPVNDKTVKVGFIGVVTTEFPNLVLRKNHEQYRVLDEAESIAKYARELNDQGVHAIVVLAHVAATSKNGVAEGPAADMIKKLNQIYPENSVDIVFAGHNHQYTNGMVGNTLIVQGTSQGKAYSDVRGVLDTDTADFVKAPTAKIIAVDPSKGKAKDAKVQAIIDDANATVKKVTEAKIGTADKAENITRELNAQKESAVGDLVTVAQLDIAKKSGYPDVDFAFTNNGGIRADLVVKPDGTVTWGAAQAVQPFGNILQVVEITGDQIYKALDQQYDEKELYFLQMAGIKYTYTKPADATEENPYKVVKAYKADGTEIDRNKTYKAIINDFLYGGGDGFSVFRDTKLIGAINPDTEVFIQYIQDLDKAGKKLSASILGNKTFVEKVEEDTPTPEPQPTPEPQPAPVDPVSPENPVHPVAPVTPATPTPQPESPVIPAKSTTPETKEVASIKPVAVTYHTGGQAEVAATPATGLPKTGQEDLASTVLSLFGMTSLALAGFVASKKREEN from the coding sequence ATGAAGAAAAAAGTTATCTTGAAAAGCAGTATCCTAGCGGTTGTTGCGGGTCTCAGTGTTTTTACGATTAATAGCGTTTTTGCGGATGAATTGCCAGTGCAGTTCATGGGAGTCAATGACTTCCACGGCGCCTTGGAACAAACTGGGACAGCTCGTTTAGAAGGTGAAACTGTGAAGAATGCAGGAACAGCCCCACTTTTGGCAACCTATCTAAATGATTCACAAAAAGACTTTGAAACGGAGAATGCAGGAACGCCAAATGCCAGCATCCGTGTACAAGCTGGAGATATGGTCGGAGCTAGTCCAGCTAACTCTGCCTTGCTTCAAGATGAACCGACTGTAAAAGTCTTCAATGAAATGAACTTTGAATACGGAACCCTTGGAAACCATGAGTTTGATGAAGGGCTCGCTGAATACAACCGGATCATGAAGGGGGAAGCCCCAACGCCTGGTCAATTCAACAAAATTGTGGATGATTATCATCATGAAGCTTCCAAACAGGAAGTTGTCATTGCCAACTTGGTGGACAAAGATACCAATAAAATTCCATTTGATTGGAAACCATATGCAATTAAAGAAATCCCAGTGAATGACAAGACGGTTAAGGTTGGATTTATTGGGGTCGTTACGACAGAATTCCCAAATCTCGTCTTGCGTAAAAATCATGAACAATACCGTGTTTTAGATGAAGCGGAATCAATTGCTAAATATGCCCGCGAATTGAATGACCAAGGGGTTCATGCGATCGTCGTTTTAGCTCACGTCGCTGCAACAAGTAAAAACGGTGTCGCAGAAGGTCCGGCTGCAGACATGATCAAAAAATTAAATCAAATCTATCCTGAAAACTCAGTGGATATCGTCTTTGCAGGTCATAATCACCAATATACAAACGGGATGGTCGGAAATACCTTGATCGTTCAAGGTACGTCTCAAGGGAAAGCCTACTCGGATGTCCGTGGGGTCCTAGATACAGATACAGCTGACTTTGTCAAAGCTCCAACTGCTAAAATTATTGCGGTAGATCCATCTAAAGGCAAAGCAAAAGATGCCAAGGTTCAAGCGATCATCGATGATGCCAATGCGACGGTTAAAAAGGTAACAGAAGCAAAAATCGGTACAGCAGACAAGGCTGAAAATATTACCCGTGAATTGAATGCGCAAAAAGAAAGTGCTGTTGGAGATTTGGTCACAGTTGCACAACTAGATATTGCCAAAAAATCAGGTTATCCAGATGTTGACTTTGCCTTCACCAACAATGGAGGAATCCGTGCAGACCTCGTGGTGAAACCAGACGGAACAGTAACTTGGGGTGCAGCTCAAGCGGTGCAACCATTTGGAAATATCCTTCAAGTAGTTGAAATTACTGGAGACCAAATCTACAAGGCATTAGACCAACAGTATGATGAGAAAGAACTCTACTTCTTGCAAATGGCTGGCATCAAGTATACCTACACAAAACCAGCGGATGCCACAGAAGAAAATCCTTATAAGGTCGTGAAAGCTTACAAGGCAGACGGTACCGAAATCGATCGCAACAAGACTTATAAAGCGATTATCAATGATTTCTTGTATGGGGGTGGAGATGGTTTCTCAGTCTTCCGCGATACCAAATTGATCGGGGCTATCAATCCGGATACAGAAGTCTTTATCCAGTACATCCAAGATTTGGATAAGGCAGGGAAGAAGTTGTCTGCTTCAATCTTGGGCAATAAGACCTTTGTGGAAAAAGTGGAAGAAGATACACCTACTCCAGAACCTCAACCAACTCCAGAACCACAGCCAGCGCCAGTCGATCCAGTCAGTCCTGAAAATCCAGTCCATCCTGTAGCTCCAGTAACTCCGGCTACCCCAACTCCTCAACCTGAAAGCCCAGTTATCCCAGCTAAATCAACTACACCTGAAACGAAAGAAGTTGCAAGTATCAAACCAGTCGCTGTCACTTATCATACGGGTGGTCAAGCAGAAGTAGCTGCTACACCAGCAACTGGTCTTCCAAAAACAGGTCAAGAAGATTTGGCTTCAACAGTCCTGAGCCTCTTTGGCATGACCTCACTAGCTTTAGCAGGATTTGTAGCTAGCAAAAAGCGTGAAGAAAATTAA
- a CDS encoding phosphoketolase family protein, translated as MTVDYNSKAYLDKVDAWWRAANYISAAQMYLKDNPLLKREVVENDLKAHPIGHWGTVPGQNFIYAHLNRTINKYDLDMFYIEGPGHGGQVMVSNSYLDGSYTELNPNIPQNEEGFKHLCKIFSFPGGIASHAAPETPGSIHEGGELGYALSHAAGAVLDNPDVIAATVIGDGEGETGPLMAGWLSNTFLNPVNDGAILPIFYLNGGKIHNPTIFERKTDEELALFFEGLGWKPIFANVTAISEDHEAAHALFAEKLDEAIEEIKKVQAEARKGSAEEATQPVYPVLIARIPKGWTGPKAWEGTPIEGGFRAHQVPIPVDAHHMEHVDALLSWLESYRPAELFDETGKLVPEIAEIAPKGDRRMAMNPITNAGVIKPMNTADWKKHALQFNTPGEIMAQDMIEFGKYAADLVDANPDNFRIFGPDETKSNRLQEVFTRTSRQWLGRMKPDYDEALSPAGRVIDSQLSEHQAEGMLEGYVLTGRHGFFASYESFLRVVDSMITQHFKWLRKSKTHTTWRKNYPALNLIATSTVFQQDHNGYTHQDPGILTHLAEKTPEYIREYLPADTNSLLAVMDEAFKAEDMINLIVSSKHPRPQFYSAAEAEELVREGYKVIDWASTVSADEEPDLVIAAAGTEPNLEALAAITILHKAFPELKIRFVNVVDILKLRHPSVDARGLSDEEFDKVFTTDKPVIFAFHGYEGMIRDIFFNRHNHNLRVHGYRENGDITTPFDMRVMSELDRFHLAQDAANAALGEAASAFAAKMDETIAFHHDYIRENGDDIPEVQNWKWENVNK; from the coding sequence ATGACTGTCGATTATAACAGCAAAGCTTACTTGGATAAAGTAGACGCTTGGTGGCGTGCAGCCAACTACATTTCAGCTGCTCAAATGTACTTGAAAGATAACCCATTGTTGAAGCGCGAAGTCGTTGAAAATGACTTGAAAGCTCACCCAATCGGACACTGGGGAACTGTACCAGGGCAAAACTTTATCTATGCTCACTTAAACCGTACCATCAACAAATACGACTTGGATATGTTCTACATTGAAGGACCAGGTCATGGTGGACAAGTAATGGTGTCTAACTCATACTTAGATGGTTCTTATACTGAATTAAATCCAAACATCCCACAAAATGAAGAAGGTTTCAAACACTTATGTAAGATCTTCTCATTCCCAGGAGGAATCGCTTCTCACGCGGCGCCTGAAACACCAGGATCTATCCACGAAGGTGGAGAACTTGGGTATGCCCTTTCTCACGCTGCAGGTGCTGTATTGGATAATCCAGATGTGATTGCTGCCACAGTTATCGGTGACGGTGAAGGAGAAACAGGTCCATTGATGGCTGGTTGGTTGTCAAATACCTTCTTGAACCCAGTCAACGATGGGGCTATCCTTCCAATCTTCTACCTCAATGGTGGAAAGATCCACAACCCAACGATCTTCGAGCGCAAAACAGACGAAGAATTGGCCCTCTTCTTTGAAGGTCTTGGTTGGAAACCAATCTTTGCGAATGTCACTGCGATTTCAGAAGACCACGAAGCTGCCCACGCTTTGTTCGCTGAAAAATTGGATGAAGCAATTGAAGAAATCAAGAAAGTCCAAGCAGAAGCTCGTAAAGGTTCTGCTGAAGAAGCAACTCAACCAGTATATCCTGTCTTGATTGCTCGTATTCCTAAGGGTTGGACTGGTCCAAAAGCATGGGAAGGAACACCAATCGAGGGTGGATTCCGTGCGCACCAAGTTCCAATCCCAGTAGATGCTCACCACATGGAGCATGTCGATGCCCTTCTTTCATGGTTGGAATCTTACCGTCCAGCTGAATTGTTCGACGAAACTGGTAAACTAGTTCCTGAAATTGCCGAAATTGCACCAAAAGGTGACCGTCGAATGGCTATGAACCCAATCACAAATGCTGGTGTGATCAAACCAATGAACACAGCTGATTGGAAGAAACATGCCCTTCAATTCAACACACCAGGTGAAATCATGGCTCAAGACATGATCGAATTTGGTAAGTATGCGGCAGACTTGGTAGATGCGAACCCAGATAACTTCCGTATCTTTGGTCCAGACGAAACCAAATCAAACCGTCTTCAAGAAGTCTTCACTCGTACAAGCCGTCAATGGTTAGGACGTATGAAACCAGACTACGATGAAGCCTTGAGCCCTGCTGGTCGTGTCATTGACTCTCAATTGTCAGAGCACCAAGCAGAAGGTATGCTTGAAGGATATGTCTTGACAGGTCGTCATGGATTCTTCGCTTCTTACGAATCCTTCCTTCGTGTCGTGGATTCTATGATTACTCAACACTTCAAATGGTTGCGTAAGTCTAAGACACATACAACATGGCGTAAAAACTACCCAGCCTTGAACTTGATTGCAACTTCAACTGTCTTCCAACAAGACCACAATGGTTACACTCACCAAGATCCAGGTATCTTGACTCACTTGGCAGAAAAAACTCCTGAATATATCCGCGAGTACTTGCCAGCAGATACCAATAGCTTGCTTGCGGTGATGGATGAAGCTTTCAAGGCAGAAGATATGATCAACTTGATCGTTTCTTCTAAACACCCACGTCCTCAATTCTACTCAGCAGCTGAAGCAGAAGAATTGGTTCGTGAAGGATACAAGGTGATCGATTGGGCATCAACTGTTTCAGCAGATGAAGAGCCAGATCTTGTTATTGCAGCTGCAGGTACTGAGCCTAACTTAGAAGCTCTTGCAGCTATCACAATCTTGCACAAAGCCTTCCCAGAATTGAAGATCCGCTTTGTCAACGTTGTGGATATCTTGAAATTGCGTCACCCATCCGTGGATGCGCGTGGACTTTCAGATGAAGAGTTCGACAAAGTCTTCACAACTGATAAACCAGTCATCTTTGCCTTCCATGGTTACGAAGGCATGATCCGTGATATCTTCTTTAACCGTCACAACCATAACCTTCGTGTACATGGTTACCGTGAAAACGGGGATATCACCACACCATTTGATATGCGTGTGATGTCTGAGTTGGATCGCTTCCACTTGGCACAAGATGCAGCTAATGCAGCTCTTGGAGAAGCAGCAAGCGCATTTGCAGCGAAGATGGATGAAACAATCGCCTTCCACCATGACTACATCCGTGAAAACGGAGACGACATTCCAGAAGTTCAAAACTGGAAATGGGAAAACGTGAATAAATAA
- the hutI gene encoding imidazolonepropionase: protein MSADILLTHFNQLFCPNDLGHPLYGKEMAEAKILSDAYIAIKDGKILAVGTGQPDPELIDDHTEVKSCEGKVATPGLIDCHTHLVYGGSREHEFAKKLAGVSYLDILAQGGGILSTVRATREASFDNLYDKSERLLDYMLRHGVTTVEAKSGYGLDWETEKRQLDVVAALDRDHQIDLVSTFMAAHAIPTEYKGRSQEYLNLIVEQMLPKVKEEKLAEFCDIFCEKGVFTADESRYLLSKAKEMGFKLRIHADEIESIGGVDVAAELESTSAEHLMVITDEGIQKLAAAKVIGNLLPATTFSLMEDTYAPARKMLDAGMAITLTTDSNPGSCPTANLQFAMHLGCFMMRLTPVEILNAVTINAAYSVDRAKTIGSFDVGKQADITIFDAPNLDYLFYFFATNLVTDVYKKGQKVI from the coding sequence ATGTCTGCTGATATCCTATTAACCCACTTTAACCAGTTGTTTTGTCCGAATGATCTGGGTCATCCTCTTTATGGCAAGGAGATGGCAGAGGCAAAAATTCTTTCAGATGCTTATATCGCCATTAAAGATGGAAAGATTCTTGCGGTTGGGACAGGTCAACCAGATCCAGAACTGATTGACGACCATACGGAAGTGAAATCCTGTGAGGGAAAAGTTGCGACCCCTGGCCTGATTGACTGCCATACCCACTTGGTCTATGGAGGCAGTCGGGAGCATGAATTTGCGAAAAAGTTAGCAGGTGTTTCTTACTTAGACATCCTCGCCCAAGGCGGAGGGATTTTGAGCACAGTTCGGGCGACACGAGAAGCTTCCTTCGATAATCTCTATGACAAATCCGAACGACTGTTGGATTACATGTTGCGTCATGGGGTGACTACTGTTGAAGCCAAAAGTGGTTACGGTTTGGATTGGGAAACAGAAAAACGTCAGTTGGATGTTGTCGCTGCACTGGATCGGGATCATCAAATAGACTTGGTATCAACCTTTATGGCAGCCCATGCGATTCCCACAGAGTACAAGGGCCGTTCCCAAGAGTATTTAAATCTCATTGTGGAACAAATGCTTCCCAAAGTGAAGGAAGAAAAGCTAGCTGAGTTCTGTGATATCTTCTGTGAAAAAGGTGTCTTTACAGCAGATGAATCTCGCTATCTTCTTTCTAAAGCTAAGGAGATGGGATTCAAACTGCGGATTCATGCCGATGAGATCGAATCCATTGGTGGTGTTGATGTGGCGGCTGAATTGGAATCTACCAGCGCAGAACACTTGATGGTGATTACGGATGAAGGTATTCAAAAACTAGCTGCAGCAAAAGTGATTGGCAATCTATTACCAGCCACAACCTTTAGCTTGATGGAAGATACTTATGCACCGGCTCGTAAGATGTTGGACGCTGGGATGGCCATTACCCTAACAACGGACAGCAACCCAGGGTCTTGTCCGACAGCCAATCTCCAGTTTGCCATGCATCTGGGTTGCTTCATGATGCGCCTAACTCCAGTAGAGATTCTCAATGCGGTGACCATCAATGCAGCCTATTCAGTTGATCGTGCTAAAACAATCGGCTCTTTCGATGTTGGCAAACAGGCTGACATTACCATCTTTGATGCACCAAATCTAGATTATCTTTTCTATTTCTTTGCGACAAATCTAGTGACAGATGTCTACAAGAAAGGTCAAAAAGTCATTTAA